Genomic DNA from Urocitellus parryii isolate mUroPar1 chromosome 5, mUroPar1.hap1, whole genome shotgun sequence:
ACATGACCTGCTTCCCACCAGCCACCCCATGTCACGGCGGCTGTGACCAGGGCATAGTTCCTATCCCACTGCTGGCCAATCTGTCTGTGGAAGCACAGCCCCCCTGGCTGCCTGGATTAGAAGCCCGCTATGTGGCTTTTGCCAGAGACCTCATGTCCGACGCCCAGCGCCAAGATCGTCCATTCTTCCTCTACTATGCCTCCCATGTGAGTGACCGTGGCCCTCCCCTCCCAGCTGACAGTGACCCCTATCAAATGCTGACTCCAGTCTTCACCCCCAGCACACCCACTATCCTCAGTTCAGTGGGAAGAGCTTTACAGGGCGCTCGGGTCGCGGGCCATTTGGGGACTCCCTGATGGAGCTGGATGCCGCTGTGGGGGCCATAATGACAGCCGTGGGGGACCTTGGGCTGCTCGGAGAGACGCTGGTCATCTTTACTGCAGACAATGGGTATGCCAGTCAGGGCAGGGAACATTCGTTGCTCAGTCATACACCAGGGTCCTGAGGATCCTTCCACCTTGCTGGCTGAAGACATCATGGGATGAAGGGGTGTCAGGAGATGGTGGCCATGTTACAGTAACTCCCGGGTTTTAGGCTGGGTGCCACAGATTCATAGGGATGCTGATCTTGGTAGGCCAGGGTGGGGACAGGAATGTAGTGGCCAGTTTGGGGCAGGATGTATAAATGAAAAGTGTGGGGCTGGTGGTCACCAGAAGTGGATCAAAAGCCATGGACTGCTTGTTGCTGATAACCTTGTGTGTCCCAGACCTGAGACGATGCGCATGTCCCGTGGAGGCTGCTCTGGTCTCCTGAGATGTGGAAAGGGGACAACCTTCGAGGGTGGTGTCCGAGAGCCTGCTTTGGCCTTCTGGCCGGGCCACATCGCTCCTGGTCAGTCCTCAGGCCCTCTCCTTGGCCTCATTTCCCCAACCTTGATGGCTAACTGAATAACTGAATAGCCCTCTGCCCCAGGTGTGACCCATGAGCTGGCCAGCTCTCTGGACCTGATGCCCACCCTGGCAGCCCTGAGTGGGACCTCACTGCCCAACGTCACTTTGGATGGCTTTGACCTCAGCCCTGTGCTGCTGGGCACAGGCAAGGTAGGGTTAGTGAGCCCTTGGTCCCAGGGGTTTGTCCTCCCTTAGAGTCTGTCCCAGGTCTCTTGATGAGTGGCATCCGAGTGGCACCACCTATCAGGTTCCTAGGTGGGCCAGAAGGGACTATACAGCCAGGGCCTACCACGGGGGCTGACAGCTCTTTGGGACCCTCCGACCTGGCAACCCTGATTGTGCCTCCAGAGCCCTCGGAAGTCTCACTTCTTCTATCCTGCCTACCCAGACGAGA
This window encodes:
- the Arsa gene encoding arylsulfatase A isoform X2; translated protein: METVWALCVALAAGLAADSPPNIVLIFADDLGYGDLGAYGHPSSTTPNLDQLAAGGLRFTDFYVPVSLCTPSRAALLTGRHPVRMGLYPGVLEPSSRGGLPLEEVTLAEVLASSGYLTGMAGKWHLGVGPQGAFLPTNQGFHRFLGIPYSHDQGPCQNMTCFPPATPCHGGCDQGIVPIPLLANLSVEAQPPWLPGLEARYVAFARDLMSDAQRQDRPFFLYYASHHTHYPQFSGKSFTGRSGRGPFGDSLMELDAAVGAIMTAVGDLGLLGETLVIFTADNGPETMRMSRGGCSGLLRCGKGTTFEGGVREPALAFWPGHIAPGVTHELASSLDLMPTLAALSGTSLPNVTLDGFDLSPVLLGTGKSPRKSHFFYPAYPDEIHGVFAVRSGKYKAHFYTQDMRAHWSQYRPILDSETRFVA